The following coding sequences lie in one Treponema sp. OMZ 790 genomic window:
- a CDS encoding ATP-binding protein produces MTSIKELKVDEKNPLFDKTGMLYKEFPSDFRQIRYFTLLIVQSAPLEIKGINLLEQQISEIIKNAVKHGNRCNPAKKVKVWYEFSSTHAHLIVEDEGEGFKEIDKWNEFNRKRLECLHKQDFANLGSYVSFRTARSDDYDGGNALFAALEYWDGGFIFNKKKNGVAMLKKYPQKKYGISI; encoded by the coding sequence ATGACTTCTATAAAAGAACTTAAAGTAGATGAAAAAAACCCCTTATTCGATAAGACAGGAATGTTATATAAAGAATTCCCTTCTGATTTCAGACAGATCAGATATTTTACTCTTTTGATAGTACAATCGGCCCCCTTAGAAATAAAAGGGATAAACTTATTGGAACAGCAAATAAGCGAAATTATTAAAAATGCCGTAAAGCACGGAAACAGATGTAACCCGGCAAAAAAAGTAAAAGTATGGTACGAATTCAGCTCTACTCATGCTCATTTAATAGTCGAAGATGAAGGCGAAGGTTTTAAAGAAATAGACAAATGGAATGAATTTAACAGAAAACGCTTGGAATGTCTCCACAAGCAAGATTTTGCAAATCTCGGCTCGTATGTTTCTTTTAGAACAGCCAGAAGCGATGACTATGACGGAGGAAATGCTCTTTTTGCGGCGTTAGAATATTGGGACGGCGGTTTTATCTTTAACAAGAAAAAAAACGGCGTTGCAATGTTAAAAAAATACCCTCAAAAAAAGTACGGTATTTCGATATAA
- a CDS encoding adenylate kinase, whose protein sequence is MNCIFLGPPGAGKGTLAFEVSKSYKIPHISTGDLFRAAIKDQTDLGKKVKAVIDSGALVSDDLTIALVKERLEKDDTKNGFILDGFPRTIAQADALEHIAKIDSVVNFDISDDEVIKRLSGRRVCSSCGQSFHIEFVKPKKEGVCDSCAGDLITRPDDKVEAIQKRLETYRDQTAPLIDYYAKKKLIVDIDARPATDKVLASFEEKFPH, encoded by the coding sequence ATGAACTGTATTTTTTTGGGCCCTCCGGGCGCAGGAAAGGGAACCTTAGCTTTTGAGGTTTCAAAGTCGTATAAGATCCCGCATATTTCGACAGGAGATCTTTTTAGAGCTGCAATAAAGGATCAAACCGACTTGGGAAAAAAGGTTAAGGCCGTAATAGATTCCGGGGCTTTGGTAAGTGATGATCTTACAATCGCTCTTGTAAAGGAAAGATTAGAAAAAGATGATACCAAAAACGGTTTCATCCTTGACGGTTTTCCGCGCACCATAGCTCAAGCAGATGCTTTAGAGCATATTGCAAAGATAGATTCTGTTGTAAACTTCGACATAAGCGATGATGAAGTTATCAAACGGCTTTCAGGAAGGCGCGTTTGCTCCTCATGCGGTCAAAGTTTTCACATAGAATTCGTAAAACCCAAAAAAGAAGGCGTTTGTGACTCATGTGCAGGCGATCTGATTACCCGTCCTGATGATAAAGTTGAAGCCATCCAAAAGCGGCTTGAAACTTACCGAGACCAAACAGCCCCGCTTATAGATTATTATGCAAAAAAAAAATTAATAGTAGATATAGATGCCCGCCCGGCAACGGACAAAGTATTGGCATCTTTTGAAGAGAAGTTTCCGCATTAA
- a CDS encoding dicarboxylate/amino acid:cation symporter — translation MKIWIKYLIGSALGIIIAVLTSSDSGFFNSAVEFASNIAVQFGRYSLYPVLFFGFTVSISKLRESRSLLKLSIYIAAFIVLSSLLAALLGLLSISISSPPRIPIFVEETSAVENLGVMESFLRLLPSSAFEAFMDGLYILPLCIFAGFAGAACAVDKNISKPVLTLFDSLSRVSYAVMAFFVDMFSIGLIAVSVNWFIKFQNMLSTKFFTGFVVLLLVDFFIIALVIYPAILKIICRDINPYKILYASIAPVCAAFFSGDTNLTLPILLRHSNESLGVRRRISSVSLPVFSVFGRAGSAMVVTISFIVILKSYSSLGISLEDRFWLVGVSTLFSFFLGRFPITGTYVSLVAVCAIYGRGFESGFLILRPAAFFIGAVAAAIDALTAMVGTYIIGHLSKMTNTRNLRFFI, via the coding sequence ATGAAAATTTGGATAAAATATCTTATAGGTTCTGCTTTAGGTATTATAATTGCAGTTCTGACTTCTTCGGATAGTGGTTTTTTTAATTCGGCTGTTGAGTTTGCTTCTAATATTGCTGTTCAATTCGGCCGCTATTCCTTATATCCCGTGTTATTTTTTGGGTTCACCGTAAGTATATCTAAATTACGCGAAAGCCGCTCCTTATTAAAACTTTCGATATATATTGCCGCATTTATTGTTCTGTCGTCCTTATTGGCTGCTCTTTTAGGTTTGCTTTCCATTTCGATAAGTTCACCGCCTAGGATTCCTATTTTTGTGGAAGAAACAAGCGCTGTTGAAAATTTGGGTGTGATGGAGTCTTTTTTACGGCTTCTCCCTTCAAGCGCATTTGAAGCTTTTATGGATGGACTTTATATACTTCCGCTTTGTATTTTTGCAGGCTTCGCGGGAGCCGCCTGTGCAGTGGATAAAAACATATCAAAACCTGTACTTACCCTTTTTGATTCCTTGTCGAGAGTTTCTTATGCTGTTATGGCTTTTTTTGTAGATATGTTCTCGATAGGGCTTATAGCCGTATCTGTGAATTGGTTTATCAAATTTCAAAATATGCTTTCGACCAAATTTTTTACCGGTTTTGTTGTTCTTCTTTTAGTGGATTTTTTTATAATTGCTCTTGTGATTTATCCGGCTATCTTAAAAATAATATGCAGAGATATAAATCCTTACAAGATACTTTATGCTTCGATAGCACCTGTTTGTGCAGCCTTTTTTTCCGGAGATACCAATTTAACCTTGCCAATTTTGCTGCGCCACTCTAATGAGAGTCTGGGGGTAAGGCGGAGAATATCTTCAGTTTCGCTGCCTGTTTTTTCGGTTTTCGGAAGAGCAGGGAGTGCAATGGTTGTTACAATAAGTTTTATTGTGATTTTAAAATCCTATTCCAGTTTGGGTATAAGTTTAGAAGATAGATTTTGGCTTGTAGGTGTTTCAACCCTTTTTTCATTTTTCTTAGGCCGCTTTCCCATAACGGGAACCTATGTTTCCCTTGTTGCCGTTTGTGCGATATACGGACGCGGTTTTGAATCGGGCTTTTTAATTTTGCGTCCTGCCGCTTTTTTTATAGGCGCTGTTGCTGCTGCAATTGATGCCTTAACCGCCATGGTCGGAACCTATATAATAGGCCATTTGTCCAAGATGACGAATACACGAAACTTAAGATTCTTTATATAA
- a CDS encoding anti-sigma factor antagonist (This anti-anti-sigma factor, or anti-sigma factor antagonist, belongs to a family that includes characterized members SpoIIAA, RsbV, RsfA, and RsfB.) — MELKIRKNKEVYIIDVSGEMDLYNSYRLKELVMKMIERQIKCMIINLEDVDYIDSSGIGALIYICSTVKKMNLRLFITNIHGSVKKVIELTKLMGYFPITNSLEEALQKMES; from the coding sequence ATGGAACTGAAAATCCGAAAAAACAAAGAAGTTTACATTATTGACGTAAGCGGTGAAATGGACCTATACAATTCATACAGACTAAAAGAGCTTGTTATGAAGATGATTGAACGTCAAATCAAATGTATGATTATAAATCTTGAAGATGTAGATTACATAGATTCTTCAGGCATCGGAGCGTTGATCTATATCTGCTCTACCGTCAAAAAAATGAATTTAAGGCTCTTTATAACCAATATTCACGGCTCCGTGAAAAAGGTTATAGAACTTACCAAATTGATGGGATATTTTCCCATAACGAATAGTTTGGAAGAAGCATTACAAAAAATGGAAAGCTAA
- a CDS encoding GAF domain-containing SpoIIE family protein phosphatase: protein MKEIDSLDFYALITLSVLTILLFLLLIRMTAINKKKAGRMSGPFVLLTYSTVISAFIISISAAASAVFESYLVLNIGLSLVVVVFTVYMILSERTYLKEQVDKQKKEKANAEYIQELKNLPSEESLRARKLISTARFLLQKTNSLIAGKKDISSDMFSYIAESFLTELTADGAAVLAVQNFEEVLAVKALTGSFPPPYKLPDDLARKEEYVFSNFKHARFEMGESIFTEVASSGKTLVIGSGKDSSLLPDNGNEKFLQHGSLIFFPLIVNTVVVGLAAVSRRPNRTPFSENEVRIGEDLSGFAAEIINLNLSMTEAAEHAEIENITDTVAKIQKILLPKNLKKIPGLEIGEYFLQERGICSDYYDVIVQQKRIFIVLADVAGKSIQSAIIMIMIRAILYLITNTDQNTESILDWLNKGITGKIDIDHFASISLLSYEPKSKTMEFIGAGNQAMMVWKKQQNKIELFQQKTDPIGIDVRSIYKSIKIPLQEGDAAALYTDGVIESLNASGEQYGTTRLAQLIADNHSKPSKEIVTKIKNDMISFIGKAPTHDDRTLLIIKAR from the coding sequence ATGAAAGAAATTGATTCTCTTGATTTTTACGCATTAATTACTCTTTCGGTTTTGACTATTTTATTGTTCCTACTTCTCATAAGGATGACGGCTATAAACAAAAAAAAGGCCGGCAGGATGTCCGGGCCTTTTGTGTTATTGACTTACTCTACCGTTATATCGGCATTTATAATAAGCATAAGTGCCGCAGCTTCAGCGGTGTTTGAAAGTTATCTTGTTTTAAACATAGGCTTGTCTTTGGTTGTTGTTGTTTTTACGGTTTATATGATTTTATCCGAAAGAACTTATTTAAAAGAACAAGTCGATAAGCAAAAAAAAGAAAAAGCAAATGCAGAATATATTCAAGAACTCAAAAACCTGCCTTCGGAAGAGTCTTTAAGGGCACGTAAACTTATAAGCACGGCACGCTTTTTACTTCAAAAAACAAACAGTCTCATAGCCGGGAAAAAAGATATTTCATCCGATATGTTTTCATATATTGCGGAATCTTTTTTGACGGAATTAACGGCAGATGGAGCGGCAGTACTTGCAGTACAAAACTTTGAAGAAGTTTTAGCCGTAAAAGCCCTTACAGGTTCCTTTCCGCCGCCATATAAGCTGCCTGACGACCTTGCACGCAAAGAAGAATATGTTTTTTCCAATTTTAAACACGCCCGCTTTGAAATGGGGGAATCGATATTTACCGAAGTTGCCTCAAGCGGAAAAACTTTGGTTATCGGCAGCGGAAAAGACAGCTCTTTACTTCCCGATAACGGAAACGAAAAATTCTTGCAGCACGGAAGCCTCATATTTTTTCCTTTGATAGTAAATACTGTAGTTGTAGGCCTTGCAGCCGTATCCCGAAGACCGAACAGAACTCCTTTTTCCGAAAACGAAGTAAGAATAGGAGAAGATTTATCGGGTTTTGCTGCAGAAATCATAAACTTAAACCTCAGTATGACCGAAGCCGCGGAACATGCCGAAATCGAAAACATAACCGATACGGTTGCCAAAATACAAAAGATTCTTTTACCGAAAAACCTAAAAAAAATTCCCGGATTGGAAATCGGAGAATATTTTTTGCAGGAGAGGGGAATATGCAGCGACTACTATGACGTAATCGTTCAACAAAAAAGAATATTTATAGTTCTTGCAGACGTTGCAGGAAAAAGCATTCAATCGGCCATTATCATGATTATGATAAGAGCAATACTTTACCTTATAACAAACACCGACCAAAACACCGAATCCATTTTGGACTGGCTCAACAAGGGTATTACAGGAAAAATCGATATAGACCACTTTGCAAGTATTTCTCTTTTATCCTATGAACCCAAAAGCAAAACAATGGAATTTATAGGCGCCGGGAATCAGGCGATGATGGTATGGAAAAAACAACAAAACAAGATAGAATTATTTCAGCAAAAAACGGATCCTATAGGTATAGACGTCCGTTCAATATATAAAAGTATAAAGATTCCTTTGCAGGAAGGAGATGCAGCCGCATTATATACGGATGGAGTTATCGAAAGTCTTAATGCCTCCGGAGAACAATACGGAACGACAAGACTGGCTCAGTTAATAGCCGATAATCATTCAAAACCTTCAAAGGAAATAGTAACTAAGATAAAAAATGATATGATTTCGTTTATAGGAAAAGCCCCGACTCATGATGATCGCACATTGTTGATTATTAAGGCTAGATAA
- a CDS encoding tyrosine phenol-lyase → MDIKNYPAEPFRIKVVETVKMIDKEQRAKVAKEAGYNTFLINSEDVYIDLLTDSGTNAMSDKQWGGMMIGDEAYAGSRNFHHLEETVQDIFGFKHLVPTHQGRGAENLLSRIAIKPGQYVPGNMYFTTTRYHQEANGGIFVDIIKDDAHDAGKNVPFKGDIDLNKLEKLINEKGAENIAYVCLAVTVNLAGGQPVSMKNMKEVRELTKKHGIKVFYDATRCVENAYFIKEQEAGYENKTIKEIVKEMFSYADGCTMSGKKDCIVNIGGFLCMNDEELFQAAKEFVVVFEGMPSYGGMAGRDMEAMAIGLKEALQFEYIEHRIKQVRYLGEKLLEAGVPIIEPVGGHAVFLDARRFCPHLKQTDFPAQALAAELYIESGVRSMERGIVSAGRDPKTRENHVPKLETVRLTIPRRVYTYKHMDIVADAVIKLYNHKEVIKGLKFVYEPKQLRFFTARFEHI, encoded by the coding sequence ATGGATATTAAAAACTATCCTGCGGAACCTTTTAGAATTAAGGTTGTAGAAACTGTTAAGATGATTGATAAGGAGCAGAGGGCAAAGGTTGCCAAAGAAGCCGGCTACAACACCTTTCTGATTAACTCGGAAGATGTTTACATTGACCTTCTTACCGACTCGGGAACAAACGCCATGAGCGATAAGCAGTGGGGCGGAATGATGATAGGAGATGAAGCTTACGCCGGAAGCCGCAACTTTCATCACTTGGAAGAAACCGTTCAGGACATTTTCGGTTTTAAGCATCTTGTACCGACCCATCAAGGGCGTGGTGCCGAAAACCTTCTTTCAAGAATAGCAATTAAACCCGGTCAATATGTACCCGGCAACATGTACTTTACCACCACCCGCTACCATCAGGAAGCAAACGGCGGAATCTTCGTAGACATAATCAAAGACGATGCCCATGATGCAGGCAAAAATGTTCCTTTTAAGGGAGACATCGACCTCAATAAACTTGAAAAACTTATAAACGAAAAAGGAGCCGAAAATATAGCCTATGTATGTTTGGCTGTTACCGTAAACCTTGCAGGCGGTCAGCCCGTTTCCATGAAAAACATGAAAGAAGTGCGCGAGCTTACCAAAAAGCACGGTATAAAAGTTTTCTATGACGCAACCCGCTGTGTAGAAAACGCATACTTCATAAAAGAACAGGAAGCAGGCTACGAAAATAAAACCATAAAAGAAATAGTAAAAGAAATGTTCAGCTATGCCGACGGCTGCACCATGAGCGGTAAAAAAGACTGTATCGTAAACATCGGAGGCTTCCTCTGCATGAACGATGAAGAGCTTTTCCAGGCTGCAAAAGAATTCGTTGTAGTATTTGAGGGTATGCCCTCCTACGGCGGAATGGCAGGACGCGATATGGAAGCTATGGCAATCGGTTTAAAAGAAGCCTTGCAGTTCGAATACATCGAACACCGAATTAAGCAGGTACGCTACTTGGGAGAAAAACTTCTTGAAGCGGGAGTACCCATTATCGAGCCCGTAGGCGGACACGCCGTCTTCCTCGACGCAAGACGCTTTTGCCCCCACCTCAAGCAAACCGACTTCCCCGCACAGGCATTGGCGGCAGAACTTTACATCGAATCAGGTGTACGCAGTATGGAGCGCGGAATTGTTTCTGCAGGACGCGACCCCAAAACAAGGGAAAACCACGTACCCAAACTTGAAACCGTCCGCTTGACAATCCCCCGCCGTGTTTACACCTATAAACACATGGACATTGTAGCAGACGCGGTTATCAAACTTTATAATCACAAAGAAGTTATCAAGGGCTTAAAGTTCGTTTACGAACCCAAGCAGCTCCGCTTCTTTACTGCAAGGTTTGAGCACATCTAA